A section of the Candidatus Legionella polyplacis genome encodes:
- a CDS encoding rhodanese-like domain-containing protein has protein sequence MNQTFFFINKHPILLLLLTITIISILINEIKIKKNQPQTINPKELIQWINYNNAIVIDLRNEKLFKDGHIINSIKIQFNQTKFEEKKLEKYKKNPLILTCSNGLTSMKIGMQLKKNGFSNIMILSGGISNWINHKLPLIKNNIK, from the coding sequence ATGAATCAAACATTTTTTTTTATAAACAAACATCCAATATTATTATTGTTGTTAACAATAACAATAATATCTATCCTAATTAATGAAATTAAAATAAAAAAAAATCAACCACAAACGATAAATCCAAAAGAATTAATTCAATGGATTAACTATAACAATGCTATAGTTATTGATTTAAGAAATGAAAAATTATTTAAAGATGGACATATCATTAATTCTATAAAAATACAATTTAACCAAACAAAATTTGAAGAAAAAAAATTAGAAAAATACAAAAAAAACCCATTAATTTTAACATGTTCTAATGGATTAACATCTATGAAAATAGGAATGCAACTTAAAAAAAATGGATTTTCAAATATCATGATTTTATCTGGAGGAATATCAAACTGGATAAATCATAAACTTCCATTGATAAAAAACAATATAAAATAA
- the dapB gene encoding 4-hydroxy-tetrahydrodipicolinate reductase, translated as MPSPIIIKKHKKIIVNGANGKMGKMICSAIKNNPNFILSAKLTKTDNLERAIKKTNTKIVIDFTNSNSVYKNTLTIINNNVHPIIGTSGLTNSQIKKLKTICKKKKLGGLIVPNFSISSIVMQYITRKITNWFKEIEIIEMHHKNKKDIPSYTAIKTAEIIKNSFLTRNKKNLTSKHKTFNKHNKKINFIKKIPIHSLRMSGILSCQQIIFSNIGETLTISQNNINRKSFLPGIILSCQKVSKLKSLHLGLEKILIKNKY; from the coding sequence ATGCCATCACCAATAATAATAAAAAAACATAAAAAAATCATTGTTAATGGAGCAAATGGGAAAATGGGAAAAATGATATGTTCCGCTATAAAAAATAACCCTAACTTTATTTTATCTGCAAAACTAACAAAAACCGACAACTTAGAAAGGGCAATAAAAAAAACAAATACAAAAATTGTTATTGATTTTACAAACTCAAATTCTGTGTATAAAAATACATTAACTATTATAAATAACAATGTTCATCCTATCATTGGAACCAGTGGTCTGACTAATTCACAAATAAAAAAACTAAAAACTATCTGTAAAAAAAAAAAATTAGGAGGATTAATTGTCCCAAATTTTTCTATCAGTTCTATTGTAATGCAATACATAACACGAAAAATAACAAATTGGTTTAAAGAAATTGAAATTATAGAAATGCATCATAAAAATAAAAAAGATATTCCATCCTACACTGCAATAAAAACTGCAGAAATTATAAAAAATAGTTTTTTAACAAGAAATAAAAAAAATCTTACTTCTAAGCACAAAACATTTAATAAACATAATAAAAAAATAAATTTCATTAAAAAAATACCTATTCATTCATTAAGAATGTCAGGAATATTATCCTGCCAACAAATAATCTTTAGCAATATCGGTGAAACACTTACGATATCACAAAATAATATAAACAGAAAAAGTTTCTTACCAGGAATAATTTTATCTTGTCAAAAAGTATCTAAATTAAAATCATTACACTTAGGATTAGAAAAAATCCTTATAAAAAATAAATATTAA
- a CDS encoding phosphoglycerate kinase, translated as MIKKIIKINDINFFQKQVVIREDFNVPIKNNIIINDERLKAAIPTLKSILKKGASIIVLSHLGRPKEGKFDKNFSLKPIVKYFKKKLNYPISFVSNYLNKKICTKPKELIICENVRFNIGEKSNNKYLAKKLSNLGEIFIMDAFGVSHRIHASTYGIAKYARIAIAGPLFIKELTTLQNTFKNLKKPIITIIGGAKISNKLELLKKILTRTNYLILGGCLINIFIKTKIIQTKIFPYKKKLLKETKQIIELSKTNKCKIPFPIDVIVNKPFSNTHLAYNKYITNINNNDTIMDIGPNTINRYINYIHKAKTIIWNGPLGAFEFPQFSYGTKKIARTVANSSALSIIGGGDTISAINQYNLLKKIDYISTGGGAFIYYFTKRTLPIIPILEKKLKINTQ; from the coding sequence ATGATAAAAAAAATAATTAAAATTAATGATATAAATTTTTTTCAAAAACAAGTAGTTATTAGAGAAGATTTTAATGTGCCAATCAAAAATAATATAATTATTAATGATGAACGATTAAAAGCCGCTATACCTACTTTAAAAAGTATTTTAAAAAAAGGAGCTTCCATTATTGTTTTATCTCACTTAGGAAGACCAAAAGAAGGTAAATTTGATAAAAATTTTTCTTTAAAACCTATCGTTAAATATTTTAAAAAAAAATTAAATTATCCAATATCATTTGTTAGTAATTACCTAAATAAAAAAATCTGTACAAAACCAAAAGAACTAATTATTTGTGAAAATGTACGATTTAACATTGGAGAAAAATCAAATAATAAATATTTAGCAAAAAAATTATCTAATTTAGGAGAAATATTTATTATGGACGCATTTGGAGTTTCCCATAGAATACATGCATCAACATATGGAATAGCAAAATATGCTCGCATAGCTATAGCCGGACCTTTATTTATAAAAGAACTTACCACATTACAAAATACCTTTAAAAACTTAAAAAAACCAATAATTACCATCATTGGAGGAGCCAAAATATCTAATAAACTAGAGTTGTTAAAAAAAATTTTAACACGCACCAATTACTTAATTTTAGGAGGATGTTTAATTAACATATTTATTAAAACTAAAATAATACAAACAAAAATATTTCCATATAAAAAAAAATTACTTAAAGAAACTAAACAAATAATAGAACTTTCTAAAACAAACAAATGTAAAATTCCATTTCCAATAGATGTTATAGTAAATAAACCATTTTCAAATACACATTTAGCATACAATAAATATATTACAAATATAAATAATAATGATACTATTATGGACATAGGACCAAATACAATTAATCGTTACATTAATTATATTCACAAAGCAAAAACTATTATATGGAATGGACCATTAGGTGCATTTGAATTTCCACAATTTTCATATGGAACAAAAAAAATAGCGAGAACTGTTGCTAATAGTTCAGCGCTATCTATTATTGGAGGAGGAGATACAATATCTGCAATTAATCAATATAATTTACTAAAAAAAATTGATTATATCTCCACTGGAGGTGGAGCATTTATTTATTATTTCACAAAACGAACACTACCAATAATACCTATTTTAGAAAAAAAATTAAAAATAAACACTCAATAA
- the gap gene encoding type I glyceraldehyde-3-phosphate dehydrogenase: MIRIAINGYGRIGRCILRTIFENKKEHKFNIIAINDLTDIKTIAHLTKYDSTHGKFKYPINFNHKYLFIKNHTIIFFSEKNPINLPWKLLNIDLVFECTGLFTTKKQVKQHLLAGAKKVIISAPSNAADATIVYGVNHKKIKSTNNIISNASCTTNCLAIVIKPLHKFIGIQKGLVNTIHSYTQDQCLVDNIHKDLCRARSATQSIIPTKTSAIKTIDLILPELSGKLNGLSMRVPTLNVSAIDLTFISKKNTCINEIHDIMYKSKSNILHITQEPLVSCDYNHSSASAIFDTTQTKVIKNLIKIIAWYDNEWGFSNRMIDTGNYLFKLIKN, translated from the coding sequence ATGATTCGAATCGCCATAAATGGATATGGACGAATTGGAAGATGTATTTTAAGAACTATTTTTGAAAATAAAAAAGAACATAAATTTAATATCATCGCTATTAATGACTTGACAGATATTAAAACAATTGCACACTTAACAAAATATGATTCCACTCATGGAAAATTTAAATACCCAATAAATTTTAATCATAAATATTTATTTATTAAGAATCATACTATTATATTTTTTTCTGAGAAAAATCCTATCAATCTTCCTTGGAAATTATTAAACATAGATTTAGTCTTTGAATGTACTGGACTATTTACAACCAAAAAACAAGTAAAACAACATTTATTAGCTGGTGCTAAAAAAGTTATTATTTCTGCACCAAGTAATGCAGCTGATGCCACTATAGTTTATGGAGTTAATCATAAAAAAATAAAATCGACAAATAATATCATATCTAATGCTTCATGTACAACAAATTGTTTAGCTATTGTAATAAAACCATTACATAAATTTATAGGAATTCAAAAGGGACTAGTAAATACAATACATTCTTATACACAAGATCAATGTTTAGTTGATAATATACATAAAGATTTATGTCGAGCAAGATCAGCAACTCAATCAATTATCCCAACCAAAACAAGCGCTATAAAAACAATAGATTTAATCTTGCCAGAATTATCTGGAAAATTAAATGGACTATCCATGAGAGTTCCAACATTAAATGTTTCAGCAATTGACTTAACTTTTATTTCAAAAAAAAATACATGTATTAACGAAATACATGATATTATGTATAAATCGAAAAGCAACATTCTACATATAACACAAGAACCTTTAGTATCTTGTGATTACAATCACAGTTCAGCATCAGCAATTTTTGATACAACTCAAACAAAAGTAATAAAAAATCTAATAAAAATTATTGCATGGTATGATAATGAATGGGGATTTTCCAATCGAATGATCGATACTGGAAATTATTTATTTAAATTAATTAAAAATTAA
- the tkt gene encoding transketolase, with translation MKHFKNLANAIRFLSIDSIEKAKSGHPGTPLGMADIATVLWKKFLKHNPKNPLWFNRDRFILSNGHCSALLYSLLHITGYNLSIKDLKNFRQLHSKTPGHPEYLKTPGIEATTGPLGQGIAMAIGIAIGEKNLSKTFNKQNLNLIDHYTYVFAGDGCLMEGISHESCSLAGTLGLNKLILFYDNNNISIDGKVKNWFKDDTKKRFQSYNWKVIGPINGHNTKEIITAIQKARSETKKPSIIICKTIIGFGSPIAGNKKCHSNPLGKHYIKQTRKILNWTYPPFFIPKHIYKQWNHIKNGEKEEKSWINICNKYKKKYKNDYHEFLRRINKTLPKQWKCFKESLIKKYTSNNKHKYQSTRNISQKCIQNFTKILPEIFGGSSDLTESNKTGFQNKNAINNNNFPGNYIHYGVREFAMASIMNGLSLYGGHIPYGGTFLVFSDYAKSAIRMSALMKQHVIYIFTHDSIGIGEDGPTHQPIEQISMLRNIPNIEIWRPSNSIETIIAWIEIIEHNSGPSCLILSKQKLPELKHTNININNIKKGGYIIDDTYKKLNIILISTGSELQLAISAKKCLQKLGYNIRVISMPCCERFLSQKSTYKEYVLPKFIKKRIAIEASSTFYWHKFVGLDGLIIGINEFGISAPEKQIFTYFKITIKNIINKAKEILEN, from the coding sequence ATGAAACATTTTAAAAATCTAGCTAATGCTATAAGATTTTTGAGTATAGATTCCATAGAAAAAGCAAAATCTGGACATCCAGGAACTCCATTAGGAATGGCAGACATTGCCACAGTTTTATGGAAAAAATTCCTAAAACACAATCCTAAAAATCCATTGTGGTTCAATAGAGATAGATTTATTTTATCGAACGGACATTGTTCAGCATTATTATATTCTTTATTACACATAACTGGATATAATTTATCTATAAAAGATTTAAAAAATTTCCGACAATTACATTCAAAAACACCTGGGCATCCAGAATACTTAAAAACACCAGGAATTGAAGCAACAACTGGACCATTAGGGCAAGGAATAGCTATGGCAATTGGAATTGCTATTGGAGAAAAAAACTTATCTAAAACATTTAATAAACAAAATCTAAACTTAATCGATCACTATACTTATGTCTTTGCCGGAGATGGATGTTTAATGGAAGGTATTTCTCATGAATCTTGTTCATTAGCAGGAACTTTAGGATTAAATAAATTAATTCTATTTTATGATAACAACAATATTTCCATTGACGGAAAAGTAAAAAACTGGTTTAAAGATGATACAAAAAAAAGATTTCAATCTTACAATTGGAAAGTTATAGGACCAATAAATGGACATAACACAAAAGAAATTATAACAGCTATTCAAAAAGCAAGATCAGAAACAAAAAAACCTAGTATTATTATCTGTAAAACAATTATAGGATTTGGATCCCCTATTGCAGGAAATAAAAAATGTCATAGTAATCCACTTGGAAAACATTATATAAAACAAACAAGAAAAATACTTAACTGGACATACCCACCATTTTTTATACCAAAACATATATATAAACAATGGAATCATATAAAAAATGGAGAAAAAGAAGAAAAATCCTGGATAAATATATGTAATAAATATAAAAAAAAATATAAAAATGATTATCACGAATTTTTACGTCGCATAAATAAAACATTACCAAAACAATGGAAATGTTTTAAAGAATCTTTAATAAAAAAATATACATCTAACAATAAACATAAATATCAATCTACAAGAAATATATCCCAAAAATGTATTCAAAATTTTACAAAAATACTTCCAGAAATATTTGGAGGATCCTCAGATCTAACTGAATCTAATAAAACTGGATTTCAGAACAAAAACGCAATAAATAATAATAATTTTCCAGGAAATTACATACATTATGGTGTAAGAGAATTTGCTATGGCATCTATTATGAATGGATTATCATTGTATGGGGGACATATTCCATATGGAGGAACATTTCTAGTATTTTCAGATTATGCAAAAAGCGCAATACGTATGAGTGCATTAATGAAACAACATGTTATTTATATATTCACTCATGATTCAATTGGAATTGGAGAAGACGGACCAACACATCAACCTATTGAACAAATTTCTATGTTACGTAACATACCAAATATAGAAATATGGAGACCATCTAACTCAATAGAAACTATCATTGCCTGGATCGAAATTATAGAACATAATTCAGGTCCATCTTGTTTAATTCTATCAAAACAAAAATTACCAGAACTAAAACATACCAATATAAACATAAATAACATAAAAAAAGGAGGATATATTATAGACGATACATACAAAAAATTAAATATAATTTTAATATCTACTGGATCAGAATTACAACTAGCTATTTCTGCAAAAAAATGCCTACAAAAATTAGGATATAATATAAGAGTAATCTCTATGCCTTGTTGTGAGCGTTTTTTATCACAAAAAAGTACATATAAAGAATATGTATTACCAAAATTTATAAAAAAAAGAATAGCTATTGAAGCTTCCAGTACATTTTATTGGCATAAATTTGTTGGATTAGACGGATTAATAATCGGAATAAACGAATTTGGAATATCTGCCCCTGAGAAACAAATTTTTACATATTTTAAAATTACTATAAAAAACATTATAAATAAAGCAAAAGAAATATTGGAGAATTAA
- the yajC gene encoding preprotein translocase subunit YajC, giving the protein MTFIHKAFASYQSGSLTSSRDGIVSLIMIVGIFVLFYLVIIRPQYKRAKEHRDMISKLKKGDEVIISNGILGKIVQLTSVDYIKVMISENVEIYLQKQSVSMLLPKGTLRSFLSDKNQ; this is encoded by the coding sequence ATGACATTTATTCATAAAGCATTTGCTTCATATCAATCTGGTTCATTAACATCATCTCGTGATGGTATTGTATCATTGATAATGATTGTTGGTATATTTGTTTTATTTTATTTAGTTATTATTAGACCTCAATATAAGCGTGCAAAAGAACATAGGGATATGATTAGTAAATTAAAAAAAGGCGATGAAGTTATTATTTCAAATGGAATTTTAGGGAAAATAGTTCAATTGACGAGTGTTGATTATATAAAAGTTATGATTTCTGAGAATGTAGAAATTTATTTACAAAAACAATCGGTTAGTATGCTTTTACCTAAAGGTACTTTAAGATCATTTTTATCTGATAAGAATCAATAG
- a CDS encoding DsbA family protein — translation MKRFFTVFTWFFSIFVFPFVNMQFIHSSFAEVADVKRKDIELIVKNYLLSHPEILLEVSQILQQKQQEVFQKKIQDSIKRYSNQLFVDDLSTVGNHNGTVTLVEFFDYQCVHCKKMNRIINSLISKNHNLKVVYKEFPIFGKISNFASRISLASSFQGRYKNIHDILMDFHGKLNGRMIVNIARLSGVDLFQLRKDIRNNSISKDLDINRNLADKLHLMGTPAFIIASTTSSGKLKYDSKHIPVFIPGFVSENILQKLIEKFSLI, via the coding sequence ATGAAAAGATTTTTTACTGTTTTTACTTGGTTTTTTTCTATATTTGTATTTCCATTCGTTAATATGCAATTTATTCATAGTAGTTTTGCAGAGGTTGCAGATGTTAAAAGAAAAGATATAGAATTGATAGTAAAAAATTATTTATTATCTCATCCTGAGATACTTTTAGAAGTGTCTCAAATACTTCAACAAAAACAACAAGAAGTTTTTCAAAAAAAGATTCAAGACTCTATAAAGAGATATTCTAATCAGTTATTTGTAGATGATTTAAGTACTGTTGGAAATCATAATGGTACTGTAACATTAGTTGAATTTTTTGATTATCAATGTGTTCATTGTAAGAAGATGAATAGAATAATAAATTCATTAATTAGTAAAAATCATAATTTAAAAGTGGTTTATAAAGAATTTCCTATATTTGGCAAAATTTCTAATTTTGCTTCTAGAATTTCATTGGCTTCGTCCTTTCAAGGAAGATATAAAAATATTCATGATATATTAATGGATTTTCATGGAAAATTAAATGGTAGAATGATTGTAAATATTGCTAGATTATCTGGAGTAGATTTATTTCAGTTAAGGAAAGATATAAGAAACAATTCTATATCTAAAGATTTAGATATTAATAGGAATTTGGCTGATAAATTACATTTAATGGGAACTCCAGCTTTTATTATTGCATCAACAACTTCATCTGGAAAATTGAAGTATGATTCAAAACATATTCCTGTATTTATTCCTGGATTTGTTAGTGAGAATATTTTACAGAAATTAATTGAAAAATTTTCTTTAATATAA
- the glyQ gene encoding glycine--tRNA ligase subunit alpha, with the protein MSSKVTFQDIFIKLQEFWVNSGCLLLQPLDMEVGAGTFHPASFFRTIGPEPWFVSYFQPSRRPLDGRYGNSFNRLQYYCQFQVIIKPSPDNVQEMYFDSLKYLNIDLSINDIQFIEDNWESPTLGACGVGWEVRQNGLEISQFTYFQQMGGLVCDPISVELTYGLERISMLILDVDNVFDIPWTKTKQGEVINYREIYYQNEVEMSLYNFKLVDIDNLLKNFEFCQNEADRLISIGLIIPAYEMVIKASHFFNLLEARRIFSINERQDYIFKIRKLSTLIAGIYFVQRKNLGFPLKK; encoded by the coding sequence ATGAGTAGTAAAGTTACTTTCCAGGATATTTTTATAAAATTACAGGAATTTTGGGTAAATAGTGGTTGTTTACTTTTACAACCATTAGATATGGAAGTTGGTGCAGGTACATTTCATCCTGCTTCATTTTTTCGTACTATTGGACCAGAACCTTGGTTTGTATCTTATTTTCAACCATCTAGAAGACCTTTAGATGGTAGGTATGGAAATAGTTTTAATCGACTTCAATATTATTGTCAATTTCAAGTTATTATAAAACCATCTCCGGATAATGTACAGGAAATGTATTTTGACTCGCTTAAATATTTAAATATTGATTTGTCTATTAATGACATTCAATTTATAGAAGATAACTGGGAATCTCCTACATTGGGAGCTTGTGGAGTTGGCTGGGAAGTTCGGCAAAATGGATTGGAGATTTCGCAATTTACATATTTTCAACAAATGGGTGGATTGGTGTGTGATCCTATATCTGTTGAGCTAACATATGGATTAGAGCGTATTTCTATGTTAATATTGGATGTAGATAATGTTTTTGATATACCTTGGACAAAAACAAAGCAAGGAGAAGTAATTAATTATAGAGAAATTTATTATCAAAATGAAGTTGAAATGTCTCTATATAATTTTAAATTAGTTGATATTGATAATTTATTGAAAAATTTTGAGTTTTGTCAAAATGAAGCTGATAGATTAATTTCTATAGGATTAATTATTCCTGCATATGAGATGGTAATAAAAGCTTCTCATTTTTTTAATTTATTAGAGGCTAGAAGAATATTTTCCATTAATGAGAGACAAGATTATATTTTTAAAATTAGAAAATTATCGACTTTAATAGCAGGGATTTATTTTGTTCAGCGTAAAAATTTAGGTTTTCCTTTAAAGAAATAA
- the glyS gene encoding glycine--tRNA ligase subunit beta: MGVDFLFELGYEELPSKDLLVFSGIFFKKILDGIKSYNILYECKEIFLSSRRLAIYIKNIQEKKKAISGNFLRYGPLYGLSYDKLGQPTSILLNFIKNNNLSLQDITVAYYNNKKYVAYYTTLDKKKLRDLLSELILKSFSSLSSVKFMRWNLSNFVFIRPVRWLVFLLGKDVVDFMIYGLKSERFTYGNKFFMKSKIYIDHPSFYKKLLNKFYVIPNFFTRKQYILDEIKKIERNYNVHVIFSENLINEVTSTVEWPRVLLGKFSKKFLILPKEVIIEILEVNQRCFALQDSQFYLSPYFIIVTNIVGNNFDKVIRDNEKSVHFKLNDADFFFNEDKKYSLISRYRNLNNIIFQKDLGTLKEKIYRIRYIIETALANPLSLNINDVMRAIKLSKCDLLTEMVHEFPKLQGFVGYHYAICNRERMSVATALKEQYFPRFFNDTLPISRIGIALSLADCLDTFVGMFLKYGEPTKSKDPFKLRRYALSLVRLLLNISYPFNLSFLINLVYNTYIRCNFVNFDNIYTVNKMNNFILDRFKYYCYKNGVNKSLLESILIFNKDCFYEINNKIEILKQFFLFKKECGFLISVCKRINNFLLKIPKIKFNNFVIDELFFNSNFEFSLFKFLIVFEKKIKSLIYNKECELLLKYLVKLGKLLNDLLNHVKIMDNNNLIYFNRLSLIKRSQKLFFEVSNFSLLELD; the protein is encoded by the coding sequence ATGGGAGTTGATTTTTTATTTGAATTAGGGTATGAAGAATTACCATCAAAAGATTTATTGGTTTTTTCTGGAATATTTTTTAAAAAAATTTTAGATGGTATAAAATCTTATAACATTTTATATGAATGTAAAGAAATATTTTTATCTTCGAGAAGATTAGCTATATATATAAAAAATATTCAAGAGAAAAAAAAAGCAATTAGTGGTAATTTTTTACGATACGGTCCATTATATGGCTTGTCCTATGACAAGTTAGGACAACCAACCAGTATTTTATTAAACTTTATTAAAAATAATAATTTGTCATTACAAGATATTACTGTTGCTTATTATAATAATAAAAAATACGTAGCATACTATACTACGTTAGACAAAAAAAAACTTAGAGATTTGTTATCCGAATTGATATTAAAATCTTTTTCTTCTTTATCTTCTGTTAAGTTTATGCGTTGGAATTTAAGTAATTTTGTATTTATTAGACCTGTACGTTGGTTAGTATTTTTATTGGGAAAAGATGTTGTTGATTTTATGATTTATGGATTGAAGTCTGAACGTTTTACTTATGGTAATAAATTTTTTATGAAATCAAAAATTTATATTGACCATCCAAGTTTTTACAAAAAATTATTAAATAAATTTTATGTTATTCCAAATTTTTTTACAAGGAAACAATATATTTTAGATGAAATAAAAAAGATAGAAAGAAATTATAATGTTCATGTTATTTTTTCAGAAAATTTAATTAATGAAGTGACTTCTACAGTTGAATGGCCAAGAGTTTTATTGGGGAAATTTTCTAAAAAGTTTTTAATTTTACCAAAAGAAGTAATAATAGAGATTTTAGAAGTAAATCAAAGATGTTTTGCGTTACAAGATTCACAATTTTATTTAAGTCCATATTTTATTATTGTTACCAATATTGTGGGTAATAATTTTGATAAAGTTATTAGAGATAATGAAAAATCTGTCCATTTTAAACTTAATGATGCTGATTTTTTTTTTAATGAAGATAAAAAATATTCATTGATTAGTAGATATAGAAATTTAAATAATATAATCTTTCAAAAAGATTTAGGTACGTTGAAAGAAAAAATTTATCGTATAAGGTATATTATAGAAACTGCGTTGGCAAATCCATTAAGTTTAAATATTAATGATGTTATGAGGGCTATTAAATTATCTAAATGTGATTTATTAACTGAAATGGTACATGAATTTCCTAAATTACAAGGTTTTGTGGGATACCATTATGCCATTTGTAATCGGGAAAGGATGTCTGTAGCTACAGCATTAAAAGAACAGTATTTTCCTCGTTTTTTTAATGATACGTTACCTATATCAAGGATAGGAATAGCTTTATCACTGGCTGATTGTTTAGATACATTTGTAGGTATGTTTTTAAAGTATGGCGAACCTACAAAATCTAAAGATCCTTTCAAATTAAGAAGGTATGCTTTATCTTTGGTTCGATTGCTTTTAAATATTTCTTATCCATTTAATTTGTCTTTTCTTATTAATTTAGTATATAACACTTATATTCGTTGTAATTTTGTTAATTTTGATAATATTTATACTGTTAATAAAATGAATAATTTTATTCTTGATCGTTTTAAATATTATTGTTATAAGAATGGTGTTAATAAATCTTTATTAGAATCTATACTTATTTTTAATAAAGATTGTTTTTATGAGATTAATAATAAAATTGAAATATTGAAGCAATTTTTTCTTTTTAAGAAAGAATGTGGTTTTTTAATATCGGTTTGTAAACGTATTAATAATTTTTTGCTTAAAATACCAAAAATTAAATTTAATAATTTTGTAATTGATGAATTGTTTTTTAATAGTAATTTTGAATTTAGTTTATTTAAGTTTTTGATTGTTTTTGAAAAAAAAATAAAAAGTCTTATTTACAATAAAGAATGTGAATTACTTTTAAAGTATTTAGTAAAATTAGGAAAACTTTTGAATGATCTTTTAAATCATGTAAAGATCATGGATAATAATAATTTAATTTATTTTAATAGATTATCTTTAATTAAGAGATCACAAAAATTATTTTTTGAAGTTTCTAATTTTTCATTATTAGAATTGGATTAA